The window CAGTTTTGGCTCCCCCGCCTTCTCTCCCTGTCCCTCCTCCTATCCTTTAATCTGCCCTCAGCTGCCTTGTCACCCTCCTCCCCTCTTACCTCACCCCACCCATCTTTCCACCCCTTTGCTCAGTCATCCTCAGTCAATTAGCCTCCAATTTCATCCtactctccttccttccttcgttCTGTCCTGCTTTCTTTGCCTTCTGCCCCTTTAATTATACTGGTTTGTAGAACAAtggcagcaggagggaggaaggggaaaaAGTGGAGGAGTGTGGGAATTATGCACCGTTAAAGGACTCCATCATCTACAGCTGAATGTGTGACGGCACATGACACTTAACTCTCACAGTCTGGCAGGTGACTTGTACAACAGAGCTACTGAGCCACTGCAGCACAAACGTCTgatatgcatttatttttagaaGTGCATGTTAAATTAAGTGCTAATTAAATTTTGCACTGTggttatataaatatatatataatatttgttgttgtatatatatatatttatatatacacatgtgAGAAAGGCAGAAACAATTGAACTAATTATATGATTTGAAGTTGCAAATAATACTTTCAATCACTTCCTCATCAACATTGACTTTCCTAACTGTGTTTGACAGTTATCTAATCTCTTCATTGACTATTAATTATGCTATCATCGTTTTTAAACAGCTGCTATGTATTTATGAACTGGATACCTTTAGTTAAATGTTAATGGTTATCTTTTGCTCACATACCGTTCCTAATTGCTTTTAGCTGCAGTTTGATGCTTTTTATTCACGATCTACCGTGCCGTGCGTCAGTGCGTGCGGCCGTGAGGACACATAGCAGAGGTCAAGAGAGGAGACGGCCCAGAGAGTGTCTGAACATCTGGGCTCTTGATAGCACATGatagcgctcacacacacgcgcgcacacacacacacacacacacacacacacacacacacacacacacacacacacacacacacacacacacacacacacagaaaaaacatttgtacacagacacacggcCGCTTGCAACACTCGCCGCTTGTTCCGCTACCACCGTGGGAAGATTGCTGGTGCCGATTGCCATGGAAACACAGGACCCAGGCGCCGGTTGTTAGGAGCGATGGCTGACGGACCCAGcagtgtgtgcatatgtgtgtgtgaaagacgCAGAGAGGCCAAGTGGCATGCCCCCTTGCACACAATGCCCAGCTGAGTGAGTCCCTTCCTGCCTGGCAGACTGAAAGGGTGTGAGTGTTTAAACACACTacaatgcatgtgtgtattattTGAGCTGCGTTGCTCTTTACGTATACAACTtgtaattattcattatttcttATAATAagttaagctgtttttttagcTGTCAGATCCTCGCCTGCCTGCGTTTTGTCATATCATACATGTAACGCAACAAACTAACCaaaagcatgtgcatgtgcgtgtgtttgttaaTACCCAAGTGTCAGTAATCAGTGTGACCATCAGCAGTGGTGCTTATAATGTGGTGAATATGAGTCAGGACTAACAGAGTCAGAGAAATCCCTCTTTCTAGCCCTCCAACCCTCCTTCCCTCCAAACAAACCCCCCGTCCACGAATCCTTTCATTACCAATCATTCCTTAATTCAGCTCTGGATCTCATTTCAGcatcaaaaaaggaaaaaaaaaagaacttgaAAGAAAAGAGACATGTATGAAGTCAGGCTTCAATCTCGTCTCTGACTGTTTTCTCCCTTTAAAgatgaactttttttttttctctcgtTTCGCTCATTGTTTTCGGGCGACCACACCTCCCAGTTGTTCCAGGACGAAGCATGTTGcgtcataaaacacacacgcacagtggaAAGTAATTAAGgagatgaatgaataaataaataaattcattatGAAAATGGTTTCATGGTGGGGGTGTGTGAAGTGAGGCTGGTGGGGAGAAACATGAGGGAACGagccagcgagagagagagagagagagagagagagagagagagagagagagagagagagagagaagagagagagagagagagggagggagagagagagaaagagagagagagagagagagagagaaagctgGATCGGATGAAATTCCAGAAGATTTCTAGAGTCTTGGTCGGCCACTTCAAGTCCTCTCCCTCCCATCCCTCCAAACCACAACAAGGCAAAGTCCCTTCTTAAAATTAACAAGCGCATACTTTCACAatttgcacacacacgcacacatgagcGACTCAAATATGAACGTGTGAATGCTCACAGATACTCACACATGGCAATGAagtgattcacacacacacgcacacacacacacacacacacacacacacacacacacacacacacacacacacacacacacacacacacacacacacacacacacacacacactccctgtcACTAATGTGGACAGTGCATGCCCACAATTTATAAGACACAAACACTCAGCTGCAATTACTGTTTCTGATGCATGACTATTGCTATTGTTTGAACGTCTGTCACATGGAACCAGCTCAGCGAGGTCTGGTGTTTATGATTTTGTGTCTGCATTCACGTTGAACCGAATAACGGCTCAGTACATCTTGCAGCATCTTGTtttttcaataataataaaaaaaaaatttgaaaaatttaatgaaaattaaaatgtgaagTGAATTACTAAACATCAGTAGAAACAATACATTCAGTAAGTTTTATCAATCAGAAAACTGCATAGATAGTGATGCTAAAAGGTTTATTTATAtccagtttatttatttgaaatgaaattGATTGTATTCATAATTATCGTGAACTTCtattgataatgatgatgattaatttgatgtttttgtattgttttcatTGCTCAAGCAGAAAATTATTTCTCCATACATCTGAAAAGCTTTTTGCGAAAGAAACTTTCCAACAATGGAAATAAAGTCAAACAAATACCAGATCAAACAGAAAGCAGCATTTCCTTCACTGATATAACAACATTGTGCTAAAAACATACAGCAACGAGTTCATAAAAAGAAAAGCCCACAACACGGTCTAGAATCCCTGCAGGGAATTTATAAGAGGCCAAATGTGGTGAAAGGAGCCCTGCGTGGTGCCCTGCTGTATGCAGGCGCTGCTGACATATATCCCAGCAAAACAGTGGATTCCATATTGTTATAAGTCCTTTATAATAGCCAGCCTGTGTCTGGCTGCTTGGGGACTGGGGTCAGCATTGGACTGGCATGGGAATTGGCACGGAGGTAGTTTGGCTCTGACCGGGACCGACCCATGAGGGAATTATGTGCCCTCCAGACACATGAGGAAtgcctgggtgtgtgtgtacacatcaCTCAGAATAACCTGCGTGTATGAGGCAGGTCTCCTCCTATAGAGGGTGTTTTTATCATCTAATGAGCCGATGAGGTTTCTGTAAACTTGTAGAAACCTTGTTTGTATGTTCGAGACGGCGGCCCCCGTGATGTGAGGTGTCGGGACGACACCGTGGCCGCGGTGATGGGTCATGTCGCCTGTCAGGCCGCGagggacacagacaggcaacacagagagagacacaccgagtcctccctcctcatccggCTCCCCTACACAAAGATAAATAAAGAGGCTAAAAGCCgaagagaagaagcagaaaggagCTTTTGTGGCTTCTGAGTGGGGTCCCTTTCATGGCGGTTCCCACAGCTCTGGGCCCGTGATGACATTTCGCcatgtatcacacacacacacacacacacacacacacacacacacacacacacacacacacacacacacacacacacacacacacacacacacagatactgaTGGGCCCTGTGACTGCGGTGACTTTCACTGGTGCCTGGCCCCAGACGGGACGGCGAGGGCCCCGAGAGCCACAGGCAGCCATTGTGCTGTCGCCGCGGAAACCAGCCTCTTTATgtcagacatgtttttctgtttgttttcttttttatgtcTTTAATGTGGGCAAGGGGGAATGTTTCCCCTCTCATGTCCCCCCTCCCTTCTCGCTGCTCTGCATTACCCCCCCTCCGATACCCATACatttgtttctcctccttctgctccactcccttcctccctcatgctgcctcccctctcccctcccctcctctccccctggAGATCGTCATTTGTAAAGCTCTTTGCTTAGACAGCCCATATCTTTGTCGTGGTGTTGTGGCCTCCCTCTCACTCAGCTCCTTTTTATCTCTACTTCATGAGGTTTTGGCACAAATTGTAACTTTTTCTTCCtagatggggaaaaaaaacaacaacaaaacaaaacgcacaACTCTAAAACAACTGAACCTGTCCTTAAAGAATCCTGCCTTTCCCACGCTAAGACGATTTTCTACACAAGATTAAACAAACtcccaataaaataaaactgaaagacTAAGGAGGAGGGAGTCTGGTTATAATTCAAGTGTCCCAGGACCAACAGAGGATGCTCCAAAGTCTTCCagtgagaaaaacaaacctgAAAAAAGCCAACTGTTACTATTTTTAAGTACTTGAGGAATGTCGCCCAGTGCCATGACTTAAAGGCACGCAGCCGTAATCAGTTCATTCTGACTACGCTCCTCTGCCACATCACACGCAGTACGCGATCTTTTATGAGCCGCagagaacgaggaggaggaggaggaagaggagaaagtgaaaaatgaaagagTTCAAATTTGGCCACACCAACGCACGCAAACGCGCCCGATTCGATGAGGGGGCCGCTTCGACGCCCAGCTAATATTAGCCACTTTAAAAGTCATTTTGCTCATGATTTAATCATCCATTAACACTGGTCAtttttttttagcattttataGCACAGCCAAATGTTTTGCTCATTCCAGACACTCATGTCCCCCATTAGGAAGTGTTTTACACCCTCCCTGACTACAAAAGCCACAAGGACCCTGGCACCCCTTTATTAAAACCAACCTGAATCCTGCACTGATCTGAACACAGAATCTGTTCTCCTCCTTTGTTTTTGCAGAGGGGTTTTCCTGAATCACGCCATCAAGACTTTTAATCTTTGAGGTTATGGATGTTGAAAGCCCTAAATTCTAAACCCTTCATTTAAACCTCTCCCCACAGAATTAGGTGTTAAGTGTTAAACTGCGGCCCATTGACTGAACCTGTGAATGACGTTAATATTAAGTTACTGTAACATATCAGATATACATTTACAAGCTTTTCCGTTGACACTGACATTAGTGATCGGTCACCTTGACGTTTGGATGAACTGATGCTGAGCCTCGGAGTCTTCTCCGCCGACCCGACCCTGTGCCGTTGCTCTCCGACAGCCTCTCACTCTCCCAAATCCCTCGTTTAACCTTACACCTAAGATTCCGGCTTTATCAGGGAGGCCTCCTGCCGGCGCCTCGTTCACACGGCAGCCCAGAGGAGCCATTTTTAGCGTTCCCAGAAGGGGATTACAGTGAGCGCTCGGGAAAAGAAAGGAATCTTTAACGCAGAGAGGATGAGCGTAATGATGAGCATAATTTCCATCACCAGAGGAGTCGTAAAATGATCACTAAACTCGAGCTGGGCTGCGTCTTTTTATTTCACTGACTCAAAGTGacatttataaaacatttggATCAGGGACTATGCTTAGCAGATTTACTGCATAAGCTAATATAATCGGTTATGGTTTATTGGCACCGGCTCGATCTGGACTTCACAGGGCGACGCATGCAGTGGATATTCTTATATTCACAAAATGCTCCGAAACTGCGCTGATACCTAGTTCACATGATGTCACGTGGATGAGTTCTGCAGGATCACACAGGCACCCGCCCACGGAGCAAGAGGAGCCAGACGGCATGCGCTCAGAAGGCCAGCTCCGCGCCGTCTGCATGCGGCGCCGGCTCGAACGCCGCCTTTGTCGGACGCGGAGCCTCGCTTGAGGTCAGCTGACTGTACACAGCGCGCTTTGATCCGCGGATTCGGCTGTGGCATAAACAGCCAGCCAGCGCTGAGGCCTCAGCGCCGCCGGAAGCTTGCGGTCTGGGACAACTCCATTTATTACTCTGCTGTGGACCCAAGCGCATGATACTGAAGCCTGGGAGATTTATTTTCGAAGAAAGGCCCGAGCAGGAGGCAGACGTCCTCAGATCAGCGAGGAACATTAAGTGAtaattacagagagagagagagaaagacgagGTTTGCCCCTCTCCCTTTTcgcttccttttcctctgcGACCACAGAGGAAAGTGGCGTCTCTAAACTAAAGAGGGGCGCCTGCTGTATTAGACTCCCAATGATTGGCCATGATTGCATTATCTGATCCTATGAGGGATAAAAGCACAGCGacgcacacacgctctcacCACATGGCTGTATTTCATTGCTCAGTGATCAATGCCTCCTCAGAAGTCAAACATCTCTAGACGTTATGCCATAAAAGTATATATGAGTCGAACTCAAACATGTTCTATCTTCTGCGAGTCGGgttttctgacacacacacaggcacacactccTTCTCCCCTATGTACTCGACTTCACCACCAGCCCACCGCACTCCTCTCCAGTGTCTTTGAACCCCGGTCGAGGGTCCTCTCCGCGGTGCCTCTGTCTGAATTCCAGAGATTCTGGGATAATTCAAAAGTTTCACGGCACATACTTGGTCCCCCCCAGGAGACAGTGGCGGAGATGGAAAATGCCACCACGGTCCCCGGCTCTCGCTCCCTCCATTGTCTCTACTCTTTAATCAGGCCCTGTCTGTGGCTCGCGCTGCCACCGTGGTGTGTTGTCTCAGCCTGGGAAAATGCCGGCCTAAGTGGCTGTTATGTGCTGAGGCGCAGACCACAGGGACCCAGAGGGGTGCTGCTGGAGCCCTCTGTGCCAGCTGTGGGTCTCACAGTGgctaacacacacaatgagTGAGGTCTCAAATCTGGACGCGGCCTTACATAACAGCCGTATACGTCTATTTACTTTTTAGGCTGAGCTCCATTAAATCATGCGCCATCATAATCATAGGCGTGAACCAAAACCCAATCATAAATTCTAAATATTATTTGCTCCTAAGGGGTTTTTGGGTGTAAACCGGCATTAAACTGCCACACATATAGGGCAGTATTGCAGGATTGCTCGGCTCTGAAAGGTTTGTGGAAAGGGAGTTTCCTGTCGTACGTCAACAGATGACCAAAACAAAGGTCCTGTGTTTCCCTGAGTCAGAGCGAGAGGAAGGTCAGGAACCAGCGCCACCTCGGAGTTCAGCTCGTCTCCGCTTTGTGATGGGACGGGCTCGTGCGAGGGTTGGGCAGCTGGGTCAACTGACGGCTGACTGGCCTTGGGCCGGACACACTGCTCCACCAGGTCAAGTTTACAAGTCGAGTCAAACCCTGCTGGTTTATTCTAGTTTATATTTAGTGCTCATACACATGAATAGAGATTTTATGAGGTGCCATAAATTTCATTTTACAAAGAGGGTGAGTATGGAAGCTCATGTACGCCTACCCTGTGGTTTCTCCAGGCCACCACGAAGCCTTTGTATTCGCCGTGTTTGCCATGGGAAAATATCTGAAACAAATAAGTTGCCTGGTCGGCACCAATCAGTGTAAAAACACTTCTAAAGGCTGTGGATTGTGCTGAGAGGGTGTGGCACAAAACTAAAGGAACTACTTGTTTACTCTGGCTAcgtccaaaaataaaaaaaggaactaTTTTCTCCCCGAAGTGAAAGGCAAATAAACAAGCGTTGTTGAGCAGACAATGGCACAAGCTGCCCGTGACTGTGCGGCCGCACGTTGGACTTGTTGTGAGAAAGAGTGAGATACTTCGAGGCTTTGGGGAAGTCAGATTTGACTCAAACTTCACAGAAATAAAAGCGAGTGAAGATTTTTCGATATAGGTTTTGCAGCTTCATACTAAGTGACAACCACTCCAGGGAACGAGAGAAGAATATATGAATAAGGATGCCTTTACCCTAAATtgcacctcacaacagcaataggacagaaaacagagagaaaccatacatTGCAATGCAATTCACTTGATAAGTGTCTATAAGATGCAAAACATCTTGCTTGGCGTCACCTCTGGATCTCATGCTACCTGGTCCTGCTATTTCTGAGCATTGTCATAAAAGCATCTTAATTTTCTATTAGCTATATAGCTTATAGAGCTAAGCTCTATAAGGTTCTATAAGCATATCACCATATGCCATAGAATTAAGGAATGTTATCAATGCTGCTACTACATTTTAAGTTTTTAGCAGGACTAGATTTCAGAGGAAATGTTGAACTTTTTATATCATTCATAAATTATGCAATTTACAAAGCTATACATGAACAACTAAATGGAAATTGAAAATGATTATTTTACACAATTTCCAATTTTCACGCATTTCTCTTCGTTTATAATTTTACCACGGTCATTGTGGTTCCGCCTCCCTCGGTCGCTGATTGGATAAACGGGGAACGTCACCGGTTGCCTATAGCGGAAGTTGTTCACTGGGTATGGGACAATGAACCTAAACAGCGCAAATCTGTAGTATCGGGCTACTATTAAGGTTTTGCGAGGTTCAAACGTCTGAATATAAAGGTATGGCGATTATATTTGTAGCTTTTAATATTTGATAGTGCGTCAgcctgatttataaattgcgtTCGTTATCGTTAGTCAGAGTTGTAACAGTCAGTTATCAACTTGCTACTCTGTGCTAGTAGCATTATGCTAGCTAGGTTGtaggaaaacatggagcagaGCCTGACAAACCTGAATGATTGTTTGTAGCTCCAGCAGCGTCGTCTTATGGTGCGTGTAATTTGCCGTTAACGCTAGACATGTAGTGCTTAATAGTTGACTCACTGATGAACACACAGTTCCCTCGGAGATGTATAATTTGACTTAGGATGATATTCATTGTTAGTACGGACAATATGAATTATTATATACTTTATTTTTCAGTTAAGACATTGATCATTCCATCTtatgttgcatgtttgtgtgtgtagttatTGTGTATGTGTAAAACTGCAAAACCAAATCACTCTCTTCTCTTCTACCAACAGGTGTGACCATGGAAGTGCCTTGCTACTTGCCCAAACTGCTGTTTGAGCTCAATGAGCAACGTAAGCGTGACTTCTTCTGCGACTGTAGCATCCTTGTCGAGGGCCGTGTCTTCAAGGCTCATCGTAATGTATTATTTGCTGGGAGTGGCTACTTTCGGGCTCTGCTGGTGCACTACCTGCAGGTGAGAGTAACTGAACTGATGTTTCCAGTGTCTTTATATTATCTTGTTGTTGATGCCTTAAATTGTTCAAATCTTGTATTTACTTTGCAGGATAGTGGGCAACGTTACAGCACAGCATCTTTGGACATTGTAACAGCTGATGCTTTCTCGATTATCCTCGACTTCCTCTATTCTGGCCGCTTGGGACTTAACAGGAGCAATGTCATTGAGGTGATGTCAGCAGCCAGCTACCTGCAGATGACTGACCTGGTGAACTTTTGTAAAAACTACATACGCTCCTCTCTAGAAATATGCagcaaagagaaggagaggagtgCAGAGAAGGAGGACCAGGCCCAAGATGGAGGTatgggtccagcagacagtggTACTCCTGCTGCAGCGATGTCCAGTGGTGCAAGTGCTACCaagcctcactcacagtttgcagaggcagacagaggatCTGGGTTAGGTTCAGAAAGTGTGACCTCAGCTAGAACCCCCCTATCTATCCCAACCGCCACCCCTCCAGGGACCAGCAGGGATATGGACAGTGACTACCATTCCAGGGAGGAGTTTCCATCCAGAAGTGAAAGACAGAAGGGACACATGGATCAGACTAACctgtcatcatcctcatctacTGCTTTGACCCCAGAGTTGGTTAACCCTAAAATAGAGTATGACCCTGATGAGGAGCTAATGGAGTCCCCTGAAACTAAAGAACTGGCTACATATCCTGGGCCCACTATGCACAATCCTCATCATAACAGGCTACTTCCCCCAAGTCCCTCTCACTCTAATGAGCGCTCCTCCCTGGGCTATGGCCCTTCATTTAATGCAAGGCAGCTAATGGAGATGCTAGCCAGAGGTGAAGGCCCCAGTTCTCTTGGAGACAGAATGGGGCAGCGTTTTACTCAAGGACTCAGTAGCAGCACAGGAGGAGGCCGACTGGACGAAGGTTTGGGGTTTGTGGGGTCATCTATCATGGAGATCCAGTCTGATTGGCTTGGAGAGGACACAGGTAATTAGAAGCTTCAACTAAAGGTTGTTAAATTTTTCTTGGTTAAcatatttattacctttttttaagttaaaaaaaaagagaatgatTGTGATGATAGTGAGTAAAGTGTAAACCAGAGAAGGAAGATTCTACACTATTTGCCCCTATTCTGGTAGACTTGAACtctggtctctctctccccctgcagGTGATGGTTTAGTAGTGCCAGTGAAGCTCCATAAGTGTCCGTTCTGCCCATACACTGCCAAGCAGAAAGGCATCATGAAGAGACACATCCGCTGTCACACAGGAGAGAGACCCTTCCCCTGTCCAATGTGCGGCAAGAGGTTCACACGGCAGGAACATCTTCGCAGTCATGCGCTTAGTGTAAGAATTCTGACTAAACTGCAAGCACCTaaatgtaattgttttgtttcagctaATGACTCCaatgcttctgtgtgtgtttttgactATTTAAACCATCCACAGGTCCACAGGCACTACTGGCCAGTGTCTTGTAAAAGCTGCAGGCGAACCTTCACTGGCGCCAGTGTTTCGCCCGGACTAAGACGCTTTGGTATCTGCGAGAGCTGTAATTGTGTGACCACCACTCATGATGACTCTGCCCCTGTTCACCCTGCCAGCCAGCAGGAACCCATGGAACGGGCGGACGGAGGCACGGACTGGTCCAGTTTTATGGACGATGTCGATGAGGTGGAGGTTGGCAGAGTAGAAGACTTGGTGGAGAAACAGATGCTCGAAAGGCAGCTGGCTGTCTGCACTGATGTAGATCATGCTCTGAAGTTGTAGCCTATGGTATCATTCCTTCATCTGTAATTGATGTTAAATTATTGCTGTATTCTGACATTATTTATTGACTCATTTGTAGCCAGTAACTTTGTTTCAGACTAAGATACTATGCTACAGTAATTTGCCTAAATGCAaatagttttattgttttcacagAAATGATATGGTGTTTTTTCTGTACATGGTTTGATGAAATCCACACTCCTCTGTATGTTCTGTGTATTTTGACCTTTTGCACATAACTCAAAGTAGCTTCCTACATGTTTTGATACAATTTGAGATGGAAGTTCCCATATAAGCTTATAATATTGTTCCAATGAATGTGCAGTGTATCTGTTCTTCATCTCATGTCCACATATTCCAGCAGCTTTCCAGTGAAAAGGTTTATTTATCACATATTCATTTCTCTGAGTGTCCTCTAGTGATCAAGCACCTACTAGAGAAGATTTGCTCAGTAAATCCAGTGCAGCTGTGAAAAGGCAGTGTCTTGTTTGGTGTAATAATCACACTGTATATGACGTACGATTACTCATCATAATAAAAATGCCTCACATCTGATACTAGTCAGAATGTTAAATCACAAGCTATTCAGTATAGTAGTGTTTTAGATGTGGCAGTTTAAATTGTATCTGCCACAAGTGTGGTGTAATATCAGTAGCTGTGTAAAAGAAGACATCAAGACTCAAACTGAGGAGGGCGACAATAAGCACACGTGTGGCaaaaaaccacagaagaagaagacattttatttttacgactttcttttgtttgcagcagaaaGCCAATATCTGCGGTGACATCACGTCCCTCAGGCAGCGTCTCGGCCGGAGTGACCCCGCGACACATGGGCAAGTCCAGGGATTTAAGCGAGTTCGAGCGGGGGATGATCGTCGGGGCCAGAAACGCCGGCTGCAGCATCTCGGAGACCGTGCGGCGCCTCGGGTTCTCGAAGACCGCGGTGTCCCGCGTCTACAGGGAATGGTGCGAGAAGCAGAAGACCTCCAGCCACCGGGGGTCCTGCGGGAGGAAACGCCTGGTGGACGAGACCGGCGAGAGGCGGCtggagatgatggtggaggCGAACAACCAGGCGACGAGCGTGCAGATCCAGGCTCTGTACAACAGCTGCGCGCAGGAGAAGCCCATCTCACTGACGACCACCCGGCGGACCCTGAAGCGGCTGGGCTACGGCCGCAGGGCTCAGCGGCAGGATCCCTTCGTCCTGGCCGGACTGGAGGCTCTGGCCGCGTACGCGTCGTGCCCGGGACAGGTTGACGCTTCCGCGGAAATCGTGGGCAGGACTGAGGAGAGCCAGTCGTCTGGAGACGCTGTGTGCGAGAACGAGAACCACCCGGATCCGTCGGTGTAGGGGACGGGCTGGATCTTTGATTGGCCCCTGATGGCACGCTGTTACGTCCAAAGCCCACGGAACTGTGTAACTGCAGACAAATACAGTCGAAGGAAACTGATACATGTGGAAGTAAATCTACATGTAGTTAAATAAAGCAGGCTTCACCATCTATTGCCACAGCACAAGGCTGTTCCAAGATGTTTATGAAGAGCttgtatagtcaactttaagtATATATTATATGCATATTAGtcagtataaaaataaataatttatgttAATTTTATTAGCTTTGGGGGGATTCCCAATACTAAAATGTCGAAAGCTTATTCAAAGAGCCAGAACATCTtagaataaatgaaatggaaaaataagTGTGTTATgaatatgtttttacatttattatacaCATTTGATATTGCATAGGGGAAGAACACTGGAAGAGTCCCAACCTCTGATAAACAGACTATATAAGGGCTGTTTACAGACTCAGATGCACCTTATGTTCAGTTGGAAACTGGGTGTCAGTTTTTAGCTTGGgttcgctggatagctcaatcggtaaagtcacaggacttgcatgcggggggttcccggttcgaatccc is drawn from Betta splendens chromosome 11, fBetSpl5.4, whole genome shotgun sequence and contains these coding sequences:
- the zbtb8b gene encoding zinc finger and BTB domain-containing protein 8B, whose translation is MEVPCYLPKLLFELNEQRKRDFFCDCSILVEGRVFKAHRNVLFAGSGYFRALLVHYLQDSGQRYSTASLDIVTADAFSIILDFLYSGRLGLNRSNVIEVMSAASYLQMTDLVNFCKNYIRSSLEICSKEKERSAEKEDQAQDGGMGPADSGTPAAAMSSGASATKPHSQFAEADRGSGLGSESVTSARTPLSIPTATPPGTSRDMDSDYHSREEFPSRSERQKGHMDQTNLSSSSSTALTPELVNPKIEYDPDEELMESPETKELATYPGPTMHNPHHNRLLPPSPSHSNERSSLGYGPSFNARQLMEMLARGEGPSSLGDRMGQRFTQGLSSSTGGGRLDEGLGFVGSSIMEIQSDWLGEDTGDGLVVPVKLHKCPFCPYTAKQKGIMKRHIRCHTGERPFPCPMCGKRFTRQEHLRSHALSVHRHYWPVSCKSCRRTFTGASVSPGLRRFGICESCNCVTTTHDDSAPVHPASQQEPMERADGGTDWSSFMDDVDEVEVGRVEDLVEKQMLERQLAVCTDVDHALKL